The following proteins are encoded in a genomic region of Neisseria perflava:
- a CDS encoding DUF4123 domain-containing protein, whose translation MFYAKKQVVENFGRKRHQVRSLYAIIDMAAFNPLTRMELDRKQKIGCFTYSVSLFENTPEEIYPDLAPHLCLIESPSFDADEDALNYLHKSEKVRNAVIWLWSSYPLIELQKHLQIFLNSSMKNGREVLFRFYDPRVMPAFFNILQEYQAERFWNKIDQCMFWDTRIGQYQLYERKEDEK comes from the coding sequence ATGTTTTACGCTAAAAAACAAGTTGTAGAAAACTTTGGAAGAAAGCGGCATCAGGTAAGAAGTTTATATGCCATTATCGATATGGCAGCTTTTAATCCACTCACTCGAATGGAGCTGGACAGGAAACAGAAAATAGGATGCTTTACTTACTCGGTCAGTCTGTTTGAAAACACACCTGAAGAAATCTATCCTGATTTGGCTCCCCATTTGTGCCTGATTGAAAGCCCGTCTTTTGATGCGGATGAAGATGCTTTAAATTACTTGCATAAATCCGAAAAGGTACGAAACGCCGTAATATGGCTTTGGAGTAGTTATCCTTTAATCGAATTGCAGAAACACCTTCAGATTTTTTTAAATAGCAGCATGAAAAACGGCAGGGAAGTCCTGTTCCGCTTTTACGATCCGCGCGTTATGCCCGCATTTTTCAATATCTTGCAAGAGTACCAGGCAGAACGCTTTTGGAATAAAATCGACCAATGTATGTTTTGGGATACCCGCATCGGGCAATATCAGCTCTACGAAAGGAAGGAAGATGAAAAATAA
- a CDS encoding type VI secretion system Vgr family protein has product MEDLQGQEHIKLATDYQKSQLNLGHIVDSNRNKRGENGEGFELRTDGWGAVRAGKGILVSAQNQDANGKVLDMDDAISQLEQALSLAKSLNKAAQTANNHNTDEETQRGRLKDALKDLKEAGLIQTAPAGIATATEQSQLHTANENIHLVSGNHTDITAGQSLTAHAAESVNLFAQSSGIKMQANQGKVEVQAQNDELQLNALKDATLTSSAGKITIAAKEEILITCKGAYIKLSNGEVEIGSPKVVRVRAPLVVNGAAQKDFALPLMQETRLSRSCLKKAAEEGSAYVLR; this is encoded by the coding sequence ATGGAAGACCTGCAGGGACAGGAACACATCAAACTCGCCACCGACTATCAGAAATCCCAACTCAACCTCGGCCACATCGTCGACTCAAACCGCAACAAACGCGGAGAGAATGGCGAAGGCTTCGAACTCAGAACCGACGGTTGGGGCGCGGTACGGGCCGGCAAGGGCATACTCGTCAGCGCACAAAACCAGGATGCCAACGGCAAAGTGCTGGATATGGACGATGCCATCTCCCAACTCGAACAGGCACTCTCCCTGGCCAAAAGCCTGAACAAAGCCGCCCAAACCGCCAACAACCACAACACCGATGAAGAAACCCAAAGAGGCCGTCTGAAAGACGCCCTTAAAGACCTGAAAGAGGCCGGTTTAATCCAAACCGCTCCCGCCGGCATTGCCACCGCAACAGAACAAAGCCAACTTCACACCGCCAATGAAAACATCCACCTGGTCAGCGGCAACCATACCGACATTACCGCCGGCCAAAGCCTGACCGCCCATGCGGCAGAGAGCGTTAACCTGTTTGCGCAAAGCAGCGGCATCAAGATGCAGGCCAATCAGGGCAAAGTGGAAGTGCAGGCACAGAATGACGAATTGCAGCTGAATGCCTTAAAGGACGCAACGTTAACCAGCAGCGCAGGGAAAATCACCATAGCGGCGAAGGAAGAGATTCTGATCACCTGCAAGGGGGCGTATATCAAACTGAGCAACGGGGAAGTGGAGATCGGGAGCCCGAAGGTGGTGCGGGTGAGGGCGCCGTTGGTGGTGAATGGGGCGGCACAAAAAGATTTTGCATTACCGCTTATGCAAGAAACCCGGTTATCTCGATCGTGTTTGAAAAAAGCGGCTGAAGAAGGAAGCGCATATGTTTTACGCTAA